A genomic window from Algoriphagus sp. Y33 includes:
- a CDS encoding pyridoxamine 5'-phosphate oxidase family protein: MEWTFENSITTEEELREIMGHPSEIVTRKTIDYIVGHCKSFIEKSPFITIATADLNGNFDVSPKGDPAGFVKILSDKVLAIPDRPGNRKADTLTNIIQNPNLGLIFLIPGIKETLRVNGEAKIVTDERVLDLLSCQGKNLHLQ; the protein is encoded by the coding sequence ATGGAATGGACATTCGAAAATAGTATTACAACTGAGGAAGAACTCCGCGAAATAATGGGACATCCCAGCGAGATAGTGACCCGGAAAACGATAGATTATATCGTTGGTCACTGCAAGAGTTTTATTGAAAAATCACCCTTCATTACCATCGCAACAGCTGACTTGAATGGTAATTTTGATGTTTCTCCAAAAGGTGATCCGGCAGGATTCGTGAAAATACTAAGTGATAAAGTCCTTGCGATCCCGGATAGGCCCGGAAACCGTAAAGCAGATACATTAACCAACATCATTCAAAACCCAAATTTAGGGTTGATTTTCTTGATTCCGGGAATTAAAGAAACCCTGAGAGTGAACGGGGAAGCCAAAATAGTAACTGATGAAAGGGTTTTGGACCTATTGTCTTGTCAGGGGAAAAACCTTCATTTGCAATAA
- a CDS encoding zinc-binding alcohol dehydrogenase family protein gives MKSLILKEPGKWEIKETTVEGDLQEDEVLLKVHRIGICGTDMHAFRGKQPFFSYPRILGHELGLEVIEIGSKVSQVKVGDKCALEPYFNFKEDQAVKLGKTNCGEFISVFGVHQDGGMREFIKVPARYLHTSTKLTYDQLALIEPLGIGFHAVSRASIQPEDKVLVIGAGPIGLATMQFATIRNAKVVALDINEDRLQFCLQNLDLVGTVNATSDTVKEQLRELFDGDLPTVVMDATGNEYSMKNTLDYVAFGGRIVFIGLYQGDFTFFDPLFHRKEITLLASRNALGADFEEIISLMEAGKVATDHWISHRVPFGELPMRFESLLQPESKVIKAIVEL, from the coding sequence ATGAAATCACTGATATTAAAAGAGCCCGGTAAGTGGGAGATAAAGGAAACAACGGTAGAGGGGGATTTACAGGAGGATGAGGTACTTCTTAAAGTCCATAGGATTGGCATTTGCGGAACGGACATGCATGCATTTCGGGGCAAACAACCATTTTTCTCCTATCCAAGAATATTGGGACATGAGCTTGGACTGGAAGTTATTGAAATTGGCAGCAAGGTATCCCAGGTGAAAGTAGGGGATAAATGTGCCCTTGAGCCCTATTTTAATTTCAAAGAAGATCAGGCCGTGAAACTGGGTAAAACAAACTGCGGAGAATTTATTTCTGTGTTCGGAGTGCATCAGGATGGAGGTATGCGCGAGTTTATCAAAGTGCCTGCCCGGTATCTCCATACCTCAACAAAACTTACCTACGATCAATTGGCTCTGATTGAACCGTTGGGAATAGGGTTTCATGCGGTGAGCAGGGCGTCTATCCAGCCTGAAGACAAGGTCTTGGTGATAGGAGCCGGTCCCATAGGTTTGGCTACCATGCAATTCGCCACGATCAGGAATGCTAAAGTAGTAGCTTTGGATATCAATGAAGATAGACTTCAGTTCTGTTTGCAGAATTTGGATCTTGTAGGCACTGTAAATGCCACCTCCGATACTGTGAAGGAACAACTTAGGGAGCTTTTTGATGGGGATTTGCCTACAGTGGTAATGGATGCTACCGGAAATGAGTACTCTATGAAAAACACGTTGGACTATGTGGCTTTCGGTGGAAGAATTGTTTTTATCGGACTTTACCAAGGCGATTTTACATTTTTTGATCCCCTGTTTCACAGAAAGGAAATCACGCTTCTTGCCAGCAGAAACGCATTGGGAGCAGACTTCGAAGAGATTATTTCCTTGATGGAAGCAGGCAAGGTTGCTACCGACCACTGGATTTCACATCGTGTGCCTTTTGGGGAGTTGCCAATGCGTTTTGAATCACTGCTCCAGCCTGAATCAAAGGTGATCAAAGCTATAGTGGAGTTGTAA
- a CDS encoding SDR family oxidoreductase, with translation MDLHLSNKIVLVVGGAGKKGSIGEIIVRHIVSEGAIPVIIDRNSRGYAVQKELQNSGVDALFIEADVTDPDTCKTAVEAVISKYNRIDILINNVGINDGTSLESSYQEFMDSIRLNLASYFLMTKLALPKLKESKGNIINIGSKVALTGQGGTSGYAAAKGGVLALTREWAVDLIGFGIRVNAVVIAESETPAYQDWLDTFPDPQGVKEQIVSKIPLGKRMTSPEEIANSVLFLASDCSSHTTGQFVFIDGGYVHLDRKLVHDEVRVINGVAEK, from the coding sequence ATGGATTTACACTTATCTAATAAGATCGTGTTAGTAGTAGGCGGAGCCGGTAAAAAGGGCAGCATTGGCGAAATTATCGTACGGCATATTGTATCGGAAGGAGCGATACCTGTAATCATCGATAGGAATAGCCGGGGATATGCGGTTCAGAAAGAACTTCAAAATAGCGGAGTTGATGCACTTTTTATTGAGGCGGATGTCACCGATCCGGATACCTGCAAAACTGCTGTGGAAGCCGTTATTTCGAAATATAACCGAATTGATATTCTCATCAACAATGTAGGTATTAATGACGGGACAAGTCTGGAAAGTTCTTATCAAGAGTTTATGGATTCCATACGGCTTAATCTTGCGAGTTACTTCTTGATGACAAAATTAGCACTCCCGAAATTGAAAGAGTCTAAAGGGAATATTATCAATATCGGATCCAAGGTGGCTCTTACAGGGCAGGGGGGCACATCAGGCTATGCTGCCGCCAAGGGAGGAGTTCTGGCACTTACCAGAGAGTGGGCGGTGGATTTGATTGGGTTTGGGATTCGGGTAAATGCTGTTGTCATTGCAGAAAGCGAAACACCTGCTTACCAAGACTGGCTGGATACTTTTCCCGATCCGCAGGGAGTAAAGGAGCAGATCGTCTCGAAAATTCCTTTAGGCAAAAGAATGACGAGCCCGGAAGAAATAGCCAACTCCGTGTTATTCCTTGCCTCGGACTGCTCATCCCATACCACAGGTCAGTTTGTTTTTATAGACGGTGGCTATGTCCATTTGGACAGAAAGCTTGTCCACGATGAGGTTAGAGTCATCAATGGAGTAGCCGAAAAGTAA
- a CDS encoding hybrid sensor histidine kinase/response regulator transcription factor → MNKWLVHVLGIILLVHFFSGWAIGQPHYQFQHLTTDEGLSNSNVSAVLKDSYGFLWIGMESGLSRYDGYGFKNYTAEPGAPNTSSFNNIWGLQEDGLGYIWISSFSFMVYNRSKDNFITDVPGFLREMGILVDQNYQVYVDKKKHVWVMDGLRMHHYNTDTRMVNVFNLNVQLDDVASVRLSDDGEYLYGVLKPGMLWQMHKQTGTQKLHRLEDIEHPELYNKVYADSRGGLWLFSGKSGLVYYRDNPNAGWMKLLMSSNGKGVSNRVLNILDDESGHIWIGTDHNGLFIYDRASGSLTNLLEDQGNKTSISSNNVVCLYRDDRGIIWIGHNKKGMSYYHNSFNNIVSADYPECRDVSAILEDRNGNIWLGTDGDGLFLKENIDDGKIKKLPIGNSTAIVSLLEDRKGRIWIGTYLEGLICYENGEFRRYTTGNSGLASNNIWNLKEDRYGNLWVGTLEGGIQYLRNGNDKVGLDSLETVCEWVKHPLDMYYDGGDKLYVGTVFGLNVVDIATGSCTVLVGNSRGTQDFSQMLISNVHKAENGNIWLGHPIGVTLWDVKKDTLYFINENNGLTDNIVRGIIEDDNHNIWVTTSNGLSVLSTERDSQDFLRISSRNFSTKDGFKNNYFNNRSIYKLRNRDILVGGTEGFTIVNPNKIVEKNQPPAKVGFTGLSVGNNSIKVDSLYNGNTLLKRPMEQTDSLTFHHSDRMIVLHFTTGDLLHADKVRYSYRLDGFSQEWITIQENKVTFSSLLPGIYKLYVKASNSDGVWNDVPTVLSITVTPPFYLSRWAIALYVILSISLIWYVIYRTRNHQRSRLEQQKVQLEREQEVNLNEMKLKFFTNVSHDLRTPLTLITTPLQAILEGDLEEGLRQKLNIINKNAGHLLRLINSLLDFRKLDAKAESLNLRQGDFIGFIRNVCLPFHNYAIDRQMSFVFTCEMECLLMEFDSAKVQKIMFNLLSNAFKFTQSGESVGVHVYGEGDFVSVSVSDSGQGVADKDKTYIFERFYQASQAQDNLGSGIGLHIVSEYVHMHGGAVSVKDNEPRGSVFTFRLPIIEIGEVEGLESEDESDDEFAEKIDGQVLPSKPVLLFVDDNLDLCEFMAGSLSDEFTVILANNGQEAVEQLEMNDVRVVVSDVMMPVMTGIELCHQIKTNIHWSHIPVILLTARTAEEYQIEGLEMGADDYLTKPFNFNLLKLRIRKFLEWTELSHITFSQKMDVSPSEITITSLDQKLIEKAIKVVEEHISEPEFSVEDLGSEVGLSRSHLYKKLMNITGKGPAEFIRTIRLKRGRQLLEQNQMQIAEVAYTVGFNSPKRFTINFKNEFGILPSDYVRSIK, encoded by the coding sequence ATGAATAAGTGGTTAGTCCATGTTTTAGGTATTATATTACTGGTTCATTTTTTTTCCGGTTGGGCAATAGGGCAGCCGCATTATCAATTTCAACATCTCACGACCGATGAAGGGCTTTCCAATAGCAATGTCAGCGCTGTTTTGAAGGATAGCTATGGTTTTTTGTGGATCGGCATGGAATCCGGGCTAAGCCGCTATGATGGTTATGGGTTTAAAAACTATACTGCTGAACCCGGTGCGCCCAATACAAGCTCATTCAATAATATTTGGGGATTGCAGGAAGACGGACTGGGGTATATCTGGATCAGTAGCTTTTCTTTCATGGTGTACAACCGTAGCAAGGATAATTTCATTACAGATGTCCCCGGGTTTTTGAGGGAGATGGGCATACTTGTAGACCAAAATTACCAAGTGTATGTAGACAAAAAAAAGCATGTGTGGGTGATGGATGGGCTGAGGATGCACCATTACAATACAGATACAAGAATGGTGAATGTCTTCAATTTGAACGTGCAGCTAGATGACGTGGCTTCCGTCCGCTTGAGTGACGATGGAGAATATTTGTATGGTGTTTTAAAACCGGGAATGCTATGGCAAATGCATAAGCAGACGGGGACTCAGAAACTGCATAGGCTAGAAGATATAGAGCACCCCGAACTATACAATAAAGTGTATGCAGATAGTCGCGGTGGCTTATGGCTCTTTTCCGGTAAATCCGGTCTGGTATATTATCGGGATAACCCAAATGCCGGTTGGATGAAATTATTGATGAGTTCAAATGGCAAGGGGGTTAGCAACAGGGTTTTGAATATTCTGGATGATGAAAGCGGTCATATATGGATAGGAACTGATCATAACGGATTGTTTATATATGATAGAGCCAGCGGAAGCCTTACCAATCTACTGGAGGATCAAGGAAATAAAACATCGATTTCATCCAATAATGTGGTGTGCCTTTACCGGGATGATAGGGGAATAATATGGATAGGGCATAATAAAAAAGGCATGTCATATTATCACAACAGTTTTAATAACATCGTAAGTGCTGACTATCCCGAATGCAGGGATGTCAGTGCGATTCTGGAGGATAGGAATGGTAATATTTGGTTGGGTACAGATGGCGATGGATTATTCTTAAAAGAAAATATCGATGATGGGAAAATCAAGAAGCTCCCTATAGGCAACAGCACAGCTATTGTTTCTTTATTGGAAGACCGTAAAGGACGGATCTGGATCGGAACATATCTGGAAGGGCTTATCTGTTATGAAAATGGGGAGTTTAGGCGTTACACCACCGGGAACAGTGGACTGGCTTCAAATAACATTTGGAACTTGAAGGAAGACAGGTACGGAAATCTGTGGGTCGGAACTTTGGAGGGAGGGATTCAATATCTCCGCAATGGTAATGATAAAGTGGGATTGGATTCTCTTGAAACCGTCTGTGAGTGGGTGAAGCATCCGCTTGATATGTATTATGACGGTGGGGATAAGCTATACGTCGGAACTGTCTTTGGACTCAATGTGGTGGACATCGCCACCGGCAGCTGTACTGTTCTTGTGGGGAATTCCAGGGGCACCCAGGATTTCAGTCAAATGCTAATATCCAATGTCCATAAAGCTGAAAATGGTAATATTTGGCTAGGACACCCAATCGGTGTTACCCTTTGGGATGTGAAGAAGGATACGCTTTATTTCATTAATGAGAACAATGGTCTTACCGATAATATCGTACGCGGCATCATTGAAGATGATAACCATAACATTTGGGTGACCACAAGCAATGGTCTTTCTGTCCTTTCCACAGAACGTGACAGTCAGGATTTCCTGAGGATTAGTAGCAGAAATTTTTCAACCAAAGACGGGTTCAAAAACAACTATTTCAACAATCGGTCTATATATAAGCTCCGCAACCGTGATATTCTTGTAGGCGGCACAGAAGGATTTACTATTGTCAATCCAAATAAAATAGTGGAAAAAAACCAACCGCCTGCCAAAGTGGGTTTTACGGGTTTGAGTGTAGGGAATAATAGTATTAAAGTGGATTCCCTGTACAATGGGAATACATTGCTGAAGCGCCCTATGGAACAAACAGACTCACTGACGTTTCATCATAGTGATAGGATGATTGTATTACATTTCACTACGGGCGATTTGCTGCATGCGGATAAGGTAAGGTACTCCTATAGACTGGATGGGTTTAGTCAGGAATGGATTACTATACAGGAAAACAAGGTCACGTTCTCTTCGTTGCTTCCCGGCATTTATAAGCTCTATGTCAAGGCTAGTAACAGTGACGGGGTTTGGAATGATGTTCCCACGGTTTTAAGTATTACGGTTACCCCTCCTTTCTATTTATCACGATGGGCAATTGCCTTGTATGTGATTCTGTCTATAAGCCTTATTTGGTATGTGATCTACCGTACCCGAAACCATCAACGCAGCAGACTTGAGCAGCAAAAGGTGCAATTGGAACGGGAACAGGAGGTTAATCTCAATGAAATGAAACTGAAGTTTTTCACCAATGTCAGTCATGATTTGCGGACTCCTCTGACGCTCATCACCACACCGTTGCAGGCAATTCTCGAAGGAGATCTCGAAGAAGGGCTACGACAAAAACTGAATATAATCAACAAGAATGCAGGGCATTTATTGAGACTGATAAATTCTTTATTGGATTTTCGCAAGTTGGATGCTAAGGCTGAATCTTTGAATTTGAGACAGGGGGATTTCATTGGGTTTATAAGAAATGTGTGTTTACCCTTTCATAATTATGCCATTGACCGACAGATGAGCTTTGTATTCACCTGCGAAATGGAATGCCTTCTGATGGAGTTTGATTCGGCAAAGGTTCAAAAGATTATGTTCAACCTGCTTTCCAACGCCTTTAAGTTCACCCAGAGTGGAGAATCAGTTGGAGTGCATGTTTACGGGGAGGGTGATTTTGTGTCAGTAAGCGTGTCAGACTCAGGACAAGGAGTTGCGGATAAGGATAAGACATATATTTTTGAGCGGTTTTATCAGGCTTCCCAAGCACAGGATAATTTGGGCAGTGGAATCGGCCTTCATATTGTGAGCGAATATGTTCATATGCATGGAGGAGCCGTTTCAGTGAAAGACAATGAGCCCCGGGGATCTGTATTCACTTTCAGACTGCCTATAATCGAAATCGGCGAGGTAGAAGGATTGGAATCTGAAGATGAATCAGACGATGAATTTGCTGAGAAAATTGATGGACAGGTTTTACCTTCTAAGCCCGTGTTACTTTTTGTTGATGACAATTTAGACCTCTGTGAGTTTATGGCAGGTAGTCTGTCGGATGAATTTACCGTTATACTGGCCAATAACGGGCAAGAGGCAGTAGAACAACTTGAAATGAATGATGTTCGCGTGGTAGTAAGTGATGTCATGATGCCTGTGATGACAGGAATAGAACTTTGCCATCAAATAAAAACAAATATACATTGGTCTCATATCCCTGTTATCCTGTTGACCGCCCGGACAGCCGAAGAATACCAAATCGAGGGATTGGAAATGGGAGCGGATGATTACCTGACCAAACCATTCAATTTTAATCTTTTAAAATTGCGGATTCGTAAATTTTTGGAATGGACCGAATTGAGCCATATCACATTCAGTCAGAAAATGGACGTTTCTCCCAGCGAAATAACCATCACCTCTCTGGATCAAAAACTGATCGAAAAAGCTATTAAAGTGGTGGAAGAACATATCAGTGAGCCGGAGTTTTCGGTGGAGGACCTTGGAAGCGAAGTAGGGTTGAGTAGAAGTCATTTATATAAGAAATTGATGAACATTACAGGAAAAGGGCCGGCAGAGTTTATCCGTACCATCCGCCTTAAAAGAGGCAGGCAACTGCTGGAACAAAACCAGATGCAAATAGCGGAAGTTGCCTACACTGTTGGCTTCAATTCACCTAAAAGGTTTACCATCAATTTCAAAAACGAATTCGGTATTCTGCCCTCAGATTATGTGCGTAGTATAAAGTAA
- a CDS encoding glycoside hydrolase family protein, whose product MKGLLSCMIFLCIAGFTFGQTEERQRPEEWKGLVKGGKFMDLFLPIPPIGNLTSDTWGTEGVLPRYTDNGIEDGEWSYWGGKIIPGEDGKYHMYVCRWREDTPKGHWEWPNSIVVHAVSDSQMGPFRVVGEIGKGHNPEIFKTESGEYVIYVIDGYYRSASLNGPWEYGQFDFDPRDRPIIEGLSNLTFAKREDGSYLMVCRGGGVWFSKDGLDTYNQVSNSRIYPPVDGRFEDPVVWKDNVQYHLIVNDWLGRIAFYLRSKDGVHWKTDPGEAYMPGIAKYEDGTVEDWFKYERIKIFQDDLGRATQANFAVIDTLKAEDKSNDRHSSKNIGIPLKVGMQLEVLNKKAITFSTKQIKVLIKAEKGFDPITELDFTSLRFGASEEVNFGRGAVVTDFRAKGSDVEVVFSGVGNGFTKDNFAGKLLGKDLSGKPVFGFSRLPGVEYTTAILSAGKPELFLSSGDIITRVENFGQVKSKNAKLALQLIKNGETLLSQTVKLPDLQPFQSAESKFKIPANSAEIVPGEELSFVLTVFSTDGEEVFSGVLEALKNTNDNNSVGYAEIDEIRQ is encoded by the coding sequence ATGAAGGGCCTTTTATCATGTATGATTTTCCTGTGTATAGCGGGATTCACCTTTGGTCAAACCGAAGAAAGACAAAGGCCTGAAGAATGGAAGGGGTTGGTGAAAGGCGGAAAGTTTATGGATCTGTTTCTGCCGATTCCCCCGATAGGAAATTTGACTTCCGACACATGGGGCACGGAAGGCGTACTGCCAAGGTATACTGACAACGGTATAGAGGATGGTGAGTGGTCTTATTGGGGAGGTAAAATCATACCGGGAGAGGATGGAAAATATCATATGTATGTATGCCGATGGAGAGAGGATACTCCAAAAGGGCATTGGGAATGGCCCAATTCCATTGTGGTACATGCGGTTTCGGACTCACAGATGGGGCCGTTCAGAGTTGTGGGTGAAATCGGAAAAGGCCATAATCCGGAAATCTTTAAAACTGAATCGGGAGAATATGTTATTTATGTCATTGATGGGTATTACCGTTCCGCATCCTTAAACGGGCCATGGGAATACGGACAATTTGATTTTGACCCAAGAGATAGGCCCATTATTGAAGGATTGTCCAACCTGACCTTTGCCAAAAGGGAAGATGGTTCTTATTTGATGGTCTGCCGTGGAGGTGGGGTTTGGTTCAGCAAGGATGGCTTGGACACCTATAATCAGGTGTCGAATAGTAGGATTTATCCTCCGGTAGATGGGCGGTTTGAAGATCCTGTAGTATGGAAAGACAATGTCCAATACCACTTAATCGTCAATGATTGGCTAGGCAGAATAGCATTTTACCTGAGATCAAAGGACGGTGTCCATTGGAAAACTGATCCCGGTGAGGCTTATATGCCCGGGATTGCAAAATACGAAGACGGAACCGTGGAAGACTGGTTTAAGTATGAGCGGATCAAGATTTTTCAGGATGACCTGGGCAGGGCAACTCAGGCCAATTTTGCCGTGATCGATACGCTGAAGGCTGAGGATAAGTCAAATGACAGGCACAGTTCCAAAAACATCGGGATACCATTGAAAGTAGGGATGCAGCTAGAGGTGCTGAATAAAAAAGCCATCACCTTCAGCACCAAGCAGATAAAAGTTTTAATAAAAGCAGAAAAGGGATTTGATCCCATTACTGAGTTGGACTTTACTAGTCTGAGGTTTGGAGCATCGGAGGAAGTGAATTTCGGCAGGGGAGCTGTAGTTACTGACTTCCGAGCTAAGGGTTCGGATGTAGAGGTGGTTTTCAGCGGGGTAGGAAACGGTTTTACCAAAGATAACTTCGCCGGAAAACTTTTAGGAAAGGATCTGAGCGGTAAACCGGTTTTTGGCTTTTCCAGACTGCCGGGGGTAGAGTATACTACTGCCATTCTATCCGCCGGAAAGCCGGAATTATTTTTATCTTCGGGCGATATCATCACCCGCGTGGAGAATTTCGGACAGGTTAAATCCAAAAATGCCAAGTTGGCCTTGCAGCTGATCAAAAACGGAGAAACTCTGCTTAGCCAGACCGTTAAACTTCCGGACTTGCAGCCTTTTCAATCTGCCGAAAGTAAGTTTAAGATTCCGGCCAACTCTGCTGAAATTGTTCCCGGTGAAGAATTGAGCTTTGTGCTAACTGTTTTCTCAACTGACGGAGAGGAGGTTTTCAGTGGGGTATTGGAAGCATTGAAAAATACCAATGACAACAATTCGGTCGGATATGCTGAAATAGATGAGATTAGGCAGTAA